Proteins found in one Serratia plymuthica genomic segment:
- the sseB gene encoding enhanced serine sensitivity protein SseB, translating into MSSHHHDAAPGENELERLLKLAVTEPAHRPAFFRELLDATVLILGDSDQVQQDGDITLNADTPVNIQHWEKQDGGSIIPFFSSLEALQKAVEDEQPFIAMPARVLFEITEGADLFLNPKAEYGKEFYPEEVAMLLATGGVAKPAERYIDKDTQILLGQPEEYPSAMVDALTTLFSQRKPVRRAFLALMHDQAVDEKPNLLVGLEVDGDQGDIEALINEAGSVASETAPNDEPVDFCLVSEKDRGVSHYLITHTQPFYQRRWGSWLRNIIPSTDKTQ; encoded by the coding sequence ATGAGTTCCCATCATCACGATGCCGCCCCGGGCGAGAACGAACTTGAACGTCTGCTGAAGCTGGCGGTGACGGAGCCGGCCCATCGCCCGGCATTTTTCCGCGAGTTGCTCGATGCTACGGTATTGATTCTCGGCGACAGCGATCAGGTGCAGCAGGACGGCGACATTACGCTGAATGCCGATACTCCGGTGAATATCCAGCACTGGGAAAAACAGGACGGCGGCAGCATCATTCCGTTCTTCTCCTCGCTGGAAGCGTTGCAGAAAGCCGTCGAAGATGAACAGCCGTTTATCGCCATGCCAGCGCGGGTATTGTTTGAGATTACCGAAGGCGCGGATCTGTTCCTTAACCCGAAAGCCGAGTACGGCAAAGAGTTCTATCCCGAGGAAGTCGCGATGCTGCTGGCTACCGGCGGCGTAGCCAAGCCTGCGGAACGCTATATCGACAAGGATACCCAGATCCTGCTGGGCCAGCCGGAAGAATATCCGTCGGCGATGGTGGATGCGTTGACCACGCTGTTCAGCCAGCGCAAACCGGTACGCCGCGCGTTTTTGGCGCTGATGCATGATCAGGCGGTGGATGAAAAGCCTAACCTGCTGGTGGGGCTGGAAGTGGATGGCGATCAAGGGGATATCGAAGCCTTGATCAACGAAGCCGGCAGCGTGGCCAGCGAAACGGCGCCCAACGACGAGCCGGTAGATTTTTGTCTGGTGTCGGAAAAAGATCGTGGGGTCAGCCATTATCTGATCACCCATACTCAGCCTTTCTATCAGCGCCGTTGGGGCAGCTGGTTGCGTAACATCATTCCTTCTACAGACAAAACGCAGTAA
- the ndk gene encoding nucleoside-diphosphate kinase yields the protein MTVERTFSIIKPNAVANNDIGAIYARFERAGFKIIASKMLRLTREQAEGFYAEHKGRPFFDGLVEFMTSGPIVVQVLEAENAVQRNRDIMGATNPDNALAGTLRADYADSFTANAVHGSDAVESAQREIAYFFNESEICAR from the coding sequence ATGACCGTAGAACGTACCTTTTCCATCATCAAACCAAACGCTGTAGCTAATAACGACATCGGCGCAATCTATGCTCGTTTCGAGCGTGCCGGTTTCAAAATCATCGCATCCAAAATGCTGCGTCTGACTCGCGAACAAGCCGAAGGCTTCTACGCTGAGCACAAAGGCCGCCCATTCTTTGACGGTTTGGTTGAGTTCATGACCTCCGGCCCAATCGTGGTTCAGGTTCTGGAAGCTGAAAACGCAGTACAGCGCAACCGTGACATCATGGGCGCAACCAACCCGGACAACGCACTGGCCGGTACCCTGCGTGCCGACTACGCGGACAGCTTCACTGCCAACGCCGTACACGGTTCCGACGCAGTAGAATCTGCCCAACGCGAAATCGCTTACTTCTTCAACGAAAGCGAAATCTGCGCACGTTAA
- the pbpC gene encoding peptidoglycan glycosyltransferase PbpC (penicillin-binding protein 1C), with product MTLFLAHLRRRGLIWLLAILLPPALLWLADRLWPLPLKDAEMARVVVAEDGTPLWRYADSDGVWRYPVTLQQVSPYYLQALLTYEDRWFYRHPGINPLALARAAWQDLRNGQIVSGGSTLSMQVARLIDPHPRTLGGKLRQVWRTAQLEWHLSKDQILEIYLNRAPYGGTLQGIGAASWTYLGKPPSALTRGEAALLAVLPQAPSRLRPDRYPERAQAARDKVLERLAYYRVWPAQQVNEIRQEALWLAPRQVPQLAPLLARRMTQGNRSQVVTTTLDATLQRRLEDLARGWKSQLPEKTSVGVLVVDHTNMKVRAYLGSLDFNDNGRFGHVDMVAAWRSPGSTLKPFLYGLALDDGLIHAESLLQDVPRRFGDYRPGNFDTGFHGPVSASEALARSLNLPAVQLLEAYGPKRFAANLRNVGVELRLPAHAEPSLALILGGAGARLDQLVAGFSALARQGKVAPLRFTPRQGLYDRQLLSPGAAWIVRRILAGEARPLPDDMLPASVPLAWKTGTSYGYRDAWAVSVNARYTLGIWVGRPDGTPVAGQFGFATAVPLLNQVNNLLLASLRQRGQGIPTDPRPASVSRAEICWPGGQPLAAGDSNCRQRRLSWILDGTLPPTLSAPGQESALGSQPLVWLNARGLRVAADCPGAVAHRLALWPTPLEPWLPPAERRAQRLPAVDPLCPPLQQQEAPPLLILGVRDGVILRRLPGKNALDLRISAQGGSGQRWWFLNGQLVGEGESLLQTLTQPGRYQLSLLDGSGQVALRGFSLD from the coding sequence ATGACTCTCTTCCTCGCTCATTTGCGCCGCCGCGGGTTAATTTGGCTGCTGGCGATTCTCCTGCCGCCCGCTTTGCTGTGGCTGGCGGACCGGCTGTGGCCGTTGCCGCTGAAAGATGCCGAGATGGCCCGCGTGGTGGTGGCGGAAGACGGCACGCCGCTGTGGCGCTATGCCGACAGCGACGGCGTGTGGCGTTATCCGGTGACTTTGCAGCAGGTGTCGCCCTATTATCTGCAAGCGTTGCTGACCTATGAGGACCGTTGGTTTTACCGGCATCCCGGCATCAACCCGCTGGCGCTGGCTCGTGCCGCCTGGCAGGACCTGCGCAATGGGCAGATCGTTTCCGGCGGCAGCACGCTGTCGATGCAGGTAGCGCGCCTTATCGATCCCCATCCGCGCACGCTGGGCGGCAAATTACGGCAGGTGTGGCGTACCGCGCAGCTGGAATGGCATTTATCGAAGGATCAAATCCTCGAAATCTACCTTAATCGGGCGCCCTATGGCGGCACCTTGCAGGGGATTGGCGCGGCAAGCTGGACCTATCTGGGCAAACCGCCTTCGGCACTCACGCGTGGAGAAGCTGCGTTGCTGGCGGTATTGCCGCAAGCGCCCAGCCGTTTGCGGCCGGATCGCTATCCGGAACGGGCGCAGGCCGCACGGGACAAAGTGCTGGAGCGGCTGGCGTATTACCGCGTTTGGCCAGCGCAGCAGGTGAATGAAATTCGCCAGGAAGCGTTGTGGCTGGCACCGCGTCAGGTACCTCAGTTAGCGCCGTTGCTGGCGCGGCGCATGACTCAGGGTAACCGCAGCCAGGTCGTAACGACCACGCTGGACGCCACGTTACAGCGGCGGCTTGAAGATCTGGCGCGAGGCTGGAAGAGCCAATTGCCGGAAAAGACCTCGGTTGGCGTGCTGGTGGTCGATCACACCAACATGAAGGTGCGCGCCTACCTGGGCTCGTTGGATTTCAATGACAACGGCCGTTTTGGTCATGTTGATATGGTGGCCGCCTGGCGTTCGCCGGGCTCGACGCTCAAACCCTTTTTGTATGGACTGGCGTTGGACGATGGGTTAATCCACGCTGAATCGCTGTTGCAGGATGTACCGCGTCGCTTCGGCGATTACCGGCCCGGCAATTTTGATACCGGTTTTCACGGTCCGGTCAGCGCCAGCGAGGCGCTGGCGCGCTCGCTTAATCTGCCGGCAGTGCAACTGCTGGAGGCTTACGGGCCAAAACGCTTTGCCGCCAATTTACGCAACGTGGGTGTGGAACTGCGGTTGCCGGCCCATGCCGAACCGAGCCTGGCGTTGATTCTGGGCGGAGCCGGCGCGCGGTTGGATCAGTTGGTCGCCGGGTTCAGCGCATTGGCCCGGCAAGGCAAAGTGGCGCCGCTGCGATTTACGCCTCGGCAAGGGCTTTACGATCGCCAGTTGCTGTCGCCAGGCGCAGCCTGGATTGTGCGGCGCATATTGGCGGGAGAGGCGCGCCCATTACCGGATGACATGCTGCCTGCCAGCGTGCCGCTGGCGTGGAAAACCGGCACCAGTTACGGCTACCGCGACGCCTGGGCGGTGAGCGTTAACGCCCGTTATACGCTGGGGATATGGGTTGGGCGACCGGACGGCACGCCGGTGGCCGGGCAGTTCGGTTTCGCCACGGCGGTACCGCTGTTGAATCAGGTCAATAATTTGCTGCTGGCCTCTTTGCGCCAGCGCGGGCAAGGGATCCCGACCGATCCGCGCCCGGCGAGCGTCAGCCGCGCGGAGATCTGCTGGCCAGGCGGGCAGCCGCTTGCCGCCGGGGACAGTAACTGTCGCCAGCGGCGTCTGAGCTGGATCCTCGACGGAACCCTGCCGCCGACGCTGTCTGCGCCGGGACAGGAAAGCGCGTTGGGCAGCCAACCCCTGGTGTGGCTGAATGCTCGCGGGCTGCGTGTGGCGGCGGATTGCCCGGGGGCGGTGGCGCATCGTTTGGCGCTGTGGCCAACGCCGCTGGAGCCATGGTTGCCGCCGGCGGAACGTCGCGCCCAGCGTTTGCCGGCCGTCGATCCTCTGTGCCCGCCCTTGCAACAACAAGAGGCACCGCCGCTGCTGATACTGGGCGTACGCGACGGCGTGATACTGCGTCGCCTGCCGGGTAAAAATGCGCTTGATTTGCGGATCAGCGCCCAGGGAGGGAGTGGGCAGCGCTGGTGGTTCCTGAACGGCCAGTTGGTGGGGGAAGGGGAGTCGCTGTTGCAGACGCTGACGCAGCCGGGCCGCTATCAGCTCAGCCTGCTGGATGGGAGTGGCCAGGTGGCGCTACGCGGATTTAGCCTCGACTAA
- a CDS encoding alpha-2-macroglobulin family protein, giving the protein MKPYRSGAFASGKKLCQGIALAGGLLLLAACDDGGQKTTAAQADGSTNSAAQAKRPDAAALAGLAKRDAGKSLTLLDASELQLDGASAMVLTFSLPLDPNQDFAARVHLVDSVSGKIDGAWELSDNLMELRLRHLQPNRKLVLTLEGGLKAVNGAELGQQQQQTLATRDIKPSVGFAGKGSLLPTKLAQGLPVMALNVDNVDVNFFRVKAAALPAFLANWEYRNALSSWESEELLKMADLVYSGRFDLNPQRNTRERLLLPLNGIEALQQPGVYLAVMQQAGHYGYTNPATLFTLSDIGVSLHSYHDRLDVFTQGLEGGAALSAVELRLLDEKGQTLAQGTTDKQGHAQLAKSSKARLLLATQQGQTSMIDLSTPALDLAEFDIAGPEGYSKQFFAFGPRDLYRPGETLIVNGLLRDADGKPLPAQPVKVDIVKPDDQVARSFVWQPQDGLYQYQYQIPEGGPTGNWSLRFNLGDNQPRLYGFKVEDFLPERMALDITAQKTPLQPDAQLVFDVTGRYLYGAPASGNRLQGQVFLRPQREAVSSLPGYEFGSVTEESLSRNMDEFDQALDNAGKAQVAVDSSWAEVKSPLKAILQASLLESGGRPVTRRAEQAIWPADALPGIRPLFNKQQIYDYRSDSYQAQPVVDENTQAGFDIVYANAAGEKLAASGLKARLVRERRDYYWQWSEGEGWQSLYDKKDLPLAEQTLDIAANGSAKVSFPVEWGAYRIEVVDPQSNLITSLRFWAGYSWQDNTNGSGAVRPDQVKLKLDKPAYKPGEKVKLHIEAPAAGKGYLLVESSDGPLWWQELEVPAGGADVEVPINQDWKRHDLYLSALVIRPGDKQQQSTPKRAVGLLHLPLVDEGRKLALTLDAPQRMRPNQTLTVKVKAAHSEGKTPQQINVLLSAVDSGILNITDYATPDPYQAFFGRKRYSADQYDVYGQLIEGKGRLANLRYGGDGDDEDALSRGGKKPITTVTIVAQQAQPVKLDARGEGEIQIAIPDFNGELRLMAQAWSDEDFGKAEAKTLVAAPVVAELATPRFLAGGDSTQLALDVSNLSGQPQTLTVKLAASGLVALQGAGEQQLSLANGERTTLQIPVQALAGFGQGEVALRVSGLTLPGETLKDYQHTWKIGVRPAYPAQTRQFASVIRAGESWSLPADAATGLAPTTLEGQWLLTSRPPINLARYISELYAYPYGCLEQTTSGLYPSLYTNRAQLSALGIKTGSDESRRSSIDAGIEHLLSMQRFNGGFGLWNRDSQEEFWLTAYATDFLFRASEQNYSVPADALTAANNRLQRYLQDRSQIDVTSTPFPDHTRFAVQAYAGLVLARQQQAPLGALRQLYERRADARSGLPLVQLGVALKLMGDMPRANQAIEQGLATQRSAKDYWLEDYGSPLRDDAMILALLTENNLLPAVRDQRLLSLSERLNGERYLSTQESNALFLAARNLIGSAETPWQAQTAQGKALSGSQALTQNLSAEQAVAGLQLTNTGSGTLYSRVDLVGYPEQAPQPQSNVLNIRREFLGLDGKPVDLTRLKSGQLILVHLDVWADNAVPDALVVDLLPAGLELENQNLGDSSASLGESASSVTELLQDMQQADIKHQEFRDDRYVAAVNIDGYRHTTLLYLARAVTPGAYLVPAPQVESMYVPAWRALGTTPPRLEIAR; this is encoded by the coding sequence ATGAAACCATACCGTTCAGGGGCATTCGCATCAGGCAAGAAACTTTGTCAGGGGATCGCATTGGCGGGGGGCTTGCTGCTGCTGGCTGCCTGCGATGATGGCGGCCAAAAAACAACCGCGGCGCAAGCCGATGGATCGACGAACAGCGCTGCCCAGGCGAAACGGCCGGATGCCGCCGCACTGGCGGGGCTGGCGAAACGCGACGCAGGCAAGTCGCTGACGCTGCTGGATGCTTCCGAACTGCAACTCGACGGCGCCAGCGCTATGGTGCTGACGTTTTCTCTGCCGCTGGATCCGAATCAGGATTTCGCCGCGCGGGTGCACCTGGTCGACAGCGTTAGCGGTAAAATCGACGGTGCCTGGGAGCTGTCGGATAACCTGATGGAGCTGCGGTTGCGTCATCTGCAACCCAACCGCAAGCTGGTGCTGACCCTTGAAGGCGGCCTGAAAGCGGTCAACGGCGCCGAACTGGGCCAACAACAGCAACAAACTCTCGCTACCCGCGATATCAAACCCAGCGTCGGCTTTGCCGGCAAAGGCTCGCTGCTGCCGACCAAGCTGGCGCAGGGGTTACCGGTGATGGCGCTGAACGTCGACAACGTGGACGTTAACTTCTTCCGGGTGAAGGCCGCTGCCTTACCGGCGTTCCTGGCCAACTGGGAATATCGCAACGCGCTGTCCAGCTGGGAGTCGGAAGAGCTGTTGAAAATGGCCGACCTGGTCTACAGCGGCCGTTTCGATCTCAACCCGCAACGCAATACCCGCGAACGCCTGCTGCTGCCGCTCAACGGCATCGAGGCGTTGCAGCAGCCCGGCGTTTATTTGGCGGTGATGCAGCAAGCCGGTCATTACGGTTACACCAACCCGGCGACCTTGTTCACTCTCAGCGATATCGGCGTTTCGCTGCACAGTTACCACGATCGTCTGGACGTCTTTACCCAGGGGCTGGAAGGCGGCGCGGCGCTAAGCGCGGTTGAGCTGCGCCTGCTGGATGAGAAAGGCCAAACCCTGGCCCAGGGCACGACCGATAAACAAGGGCACGCTCAACTGGCGAAAAGCAGCAAGGCGCGCCTGTTGCTGGCTACCCAACAGGGCCAGACCAGCATGATAGATCTCTCGACGCCGGCGCTGGATCTGGCCGAGTTTGATATCGCCGGGCCGGAAGGCTACAGCAAGCAGTTCTTCGCTTTTGGCCCGCGTGACCTGTACCGGCCGGGCGAAACGCTGATCGTCAACGGTTTGCTGCGCGATGCCGACGGCAAGCCGCTGCCGGCTCAACCGGTGAAGGTGGATATCGTCAAGCCGGACGATCAGGTGGCGCGTAGCTTTGTCTGGCAGCCGCAGGACGGTCTGTATCAATACCAGTATCAAATCCCCGAGGGCGGGCCGACCGGCAACTGGTCGCTGCGCTTTAACCTGGGGGATAACCAGCCGCGGCTTTACGGCTTCAAGGTCGAGGATTTCCTGCCGGAGCGCATGGCGCTCGACATCACCGCACAGAAAACCCCGCTGCAACCCGACGCGCAACTGGTGTTTGACGTCACTGGCCGCTATCTGTACGGTGCGCCGGCTTCCGGCAATCGCCTGCAAGGACAGGTGTTCCTGCGGCCCCAGCGTGAGGCGGTCAGCAGCCTGCCGGGCTATGAATTTGGCTCGGTGACGGAAGAAAGCCTGTCGCGCAATATGGACGAGTTCGATCAGGCGCTGGACAATGCGGGCAAGGCGCAGGTGGCGGTAGACAGCAGTTGGGCCGAGGTGAAATCCCCGCTGAAAGCGATCCTGCAGGCCAGCCTGCTGGAATCCGGCGGCCGCCCGGTAACGCGTCGCGCCGAACAGGCGATCTGGCCTGCCGATGCGCTGCCCGGCATTCGGCCGCTGTTCAACAAACAACAGATTTATGACTACCGCAGCGACAGCTATCAGGCTCAACCGGTGGTGGACGAAAACACCCAGGCCGGCTTTGATATCGTTTACGCCAATGCCGCCGGGGAGAAGCTGGCGGCCAGCGGGCTGAAGGCGCGGCTGGTGCGTGAGCGCCGCGACTATTACTGGCAATGGTCGGAAGGGGAAGGCTGGCAGTCGCTGTATGACAAGAAAGATCTGCCGCTGGCGGAACAGACCCTGGATATTGCCGCCAACGGCAGCGCCAAGGTGAGTTTCCCGGTGGAGTGGGGCGCGTATCGCATTGAAGTGGTAGATCCGCAGAGCAACCTGATCACCAGCCTGCGATTCTGGGCAGGTTACAGCTGGCAAGACAACACCAACGGCAGCGGCGCGGTGCGGCCGGACCAGGTGAAGCTGAAGCTGGACAAGCCGGCCTATAAGCCGGGCGAAAAAGTAAAACTGCATATTGAAGCGCCGGCCGCCGGCAAGGGCTATCTGCTGGTGGAATCCAGCGACGGCCCGCTGTGGTGGCAGGAGCTGGAGGTGCCGGCCGGCGGTGCCGATGTCGAGGTGCCGATTAACCAGGACTGGAAGCGCCACGATCTGTATCTCAGCGCGCTGGTGATCCGCCCTGGCGACAAACAGCAGCAGTCGACGCCGAAGCGGGCGGTGGGCCTGTTGCATCTGCCGCTGGTGGATGAAGGGCGCAAACTGGCGCTCACGCTGGATGCGCCGCAGCGTATGCGGCCGAATCAGACGCTGACGGTGAAGGTCAAGGCGGCCCATAGCGAAGGCAAAACGCCGCAGCAAATCAACGTACTGCTCTCCGCTGTGGACAGCGGCATTCTCAATATAACCGACTACGCGACGCCGGATCCGTATCAGGCATTCTTTGGCCGCAAGCGTTACAGCGCCGATCAATACGATGTCTACGGGCAGTTGATTGAGGGGAAAGGGCGCCTGGCCAACCTGCGTTATGGCGGTGACGGCGACGACGAAGATGCGCTGTCGCGCGGCGGTAAAAAACCTATCACCACGGTGACCATTGTGGCCCAACAGGCGCAGCCGGTTAAACTGGACGCCAGGGGCGAGGGCGAGATCCAGATCGCCATTCCGGATTTTAACGGCGAACTGCGGCTGATGGCGCAAGCGTGGAGCGACGAAGACTTCGGCAAGGCGGAGGCCAAAACCCTGGTCGCCGCGCCGGTGGTGGCAGAGCTGGCGACGCCGCGTTTTCTGGCCGGGGGCGACAGCACCCAATTGGCATTGGACGTCAGCAACCTGTCCGGCCAGCCGCAGACGTTGACGGTGAAATTGGCCGCCAGCGGATTGGTGGCGCTGCAAGGCGCGGGCGAACAACAGCTCAGCCTGGCAAACGGCGAACGCACTACGCTGCAGATACCGGTGCAGGCGCTGGCGGGCTTTGGCCAGGGGGAGGTGGCGCTGAGGGTCAGTGGCCTGACGCTGCCGGGTGAAACGCTGAAAGATTATCAGCATACCTGGAAGATTGGCGTGCGCCCGGCTTACCCGGCGCAAACCCGCCAGTTCGCCAGCGTGATCCGCGCCGGTGAAAGCTGGAGCCTGCCGGCAGATGCCGCCACCGGCCTGGCGCCGACAACCCTGGAGGGGCAATGGCTGTTGACCAGCCGGCCGCCGATTAATCTGGCGCGTTATATCAGCGAGCTTTACGCCTATCCGTACGGTTGCCTGGAACAAACGACCAGCGGGCTTTATCCGTCGCTGTATACCAACCGGGCGCAATTGAGCGCATTGGGCATCAAAACCGGCAGTGATGAAAGCCGCCGCAGCAGCATCGATGCCGGCATTGAACACTTGCTCAGCATGCAACGCTTTAACGGCGGTTTTGGCCTGTGGAACCGCGACAGTCAGGAAGAGTTCTGGCTGACCGCCTATGCCACAGACTTCCTGTTCCGCGCCAGCGAGCAGAATTACAGCGTACCGGCCGATGCATTGACCGCGGCCAATAACCGCCTGCAGCGCTATTTACAGGACCGCAGCCAGATCGATGTCACCTCTACCCCGTTCCCTGATCACACCCGTTTTGCGGTGCAGGCCTATGCCGGGTTGGTGCTGGCGCGTCAACAGCAGGCACCGCTTGGCGCGTTGCGGCAGCTGTATGAACGCCGTGCCGATGCCCGCTCAGGCTTGCCGCTGGTGCAGCTTGGCGTCGCGCTGAAGCTGATGGGGGATATGCCGCGCGCCAACCAGGCGATCGAACAGGGGCTGGCGACACAGCGCAGCGCCAAAGATTACTGGCTGGAAGATTACGGCAGCCCGCTGCGTGACGATGCGATGATCCTGGCGTTGCTGACCGAAAATAATCTGCTGCCGGCGGTGCGCGACCAGCGCTTGCTGTCGCTGTCTGAGCGGCTTAACGGCGAGCGTTATCTGTCCACGCAGGAGAGCAATGCGCTGTTCCTGGCTGCACGTAACCTGATCGGCAGTGCTGAAACGCCGTGGCAGGCGCAAACGGCGCAGGGCAAGGCGCTGTCCGGCAGCCAGGCGCTGACGCAAAACCTGTCCGCCGAGCAGGCGGTCGCGGGGCTGCAACTCACCAATACCGGCAGCGGTACGCTGTACAGCCGCGTCGATCTGGTGGGGTACCCGGAGCAGGCGCCGCAGCCGCAAAGCAACGTGCTGAACATTCGTCGTGAGTTCCTGGGATTGGACGGCAAACCTGTGGATCTGACCCGGTTGAAAAGCGGACAGCTGATTCTGGTGCATCTGGATGTCTGGGCCGATAACGCGGTGCCGGACGCGCTGGTGGTGGATCTGCTGCCGGCCGGTCTGGAGCTGGAAAATCAGAATCTGGGGGACAGCAGCGCCAGCCTGGGCGAAAGCGCCAGTAGCGTGACTGAGTTGTTGCAGGACATGCAGCAGGCCGATATCAAACACCAGGAGTTCCGCGACGATCGCTACGTGGCGGCGGTGAATATCGACGGCTACCGTCATACCACGCTGCTGTATCTGGCGCGTGCGGTGACGCCGGGGGCCTATCTGGTGCCGGCGCCGCAGGTCGAGTCGATGTATGTGCCCGCCTGGCGCGCGTTGGGCACTACGCCGCCGCGACTTGAGATTGCCCGATGA
- the pilW gene encoding type IV pilus biogenesis/stability protein PilW, with the protein MKLNLWGMLLAAGLLAGCSGSSPEKDAPPEAGQTRLQLGLEYLKQGDLNAARQNLEKAADAAPQDYRTQLGMALYEQRTGENGAAEQRYQQALKLAPNNGTVLNNYGAFLCSLGQYVPAQQQFSAAALAPDYGQVADSLENAGYCFLKAGQNDEARTLLTRALKVDPDKGTPLLVEAEKQFGEGKRAQSQLLLDSYQHVLPASADSLWLQIRFAALAGRQDSVQRYGKQLARSFPQSKQYQQFLANEY; encoded by the coding sequence ATGAAGCTGAATCTGTGGGGTATGTTGCTGGCGGCCGGTTTACTGGCCGGCTGTTCCGGTTCGTCACCGGAAAAAGACGCGCCGCCTGAAGCGGGCCAGACGCGTTTGCAACTGGGGCTGGAATATCTGAAGCAGGGCGATTTGAACGCCGCGCGGCAGAATCTGGAAAAAGCGGCGGACGCCGCCCCGCAGGATTACCGTACCCAATTGGGCATGGCGCTTTACGAGCAGCGGACTGGCGAGAATGGCGCGGCTGAACAACGTTATCAGCAGGCGCTCAAACTTGCGCCTAACAATGGCACCGTGCTGAATAATTACGGTGCGTTTCTCTGCAGTTTAGGGCAATATGTACCGGCACAACAGCAGTTTAGCGCCGCGGCTCTGGCACCGGATTATGGTCAGGTTGCCGACAGCCTGGAAAACGCAGGTTACTGTTTTCTCAAGGCCGGACAGAACGATGAAGCACGCACCTTGTTAACGCGCGCCCTGAAGGTCGATCCGGACAAAGGCACTCCACTGTTGGTGGAGGCAGAAAAGCAATTTGGAGAAGGGAAGCGCGCTCAGTCGCAACTTTTATTGGATAGTTATCAACATGTTCTGCCGGCTAGCGCCGACAGCTTATGGTTACAGATTCGTTTCGCCGCGTTAGCAGGCCGCCAGGATAGCGTTCAACGTTATGGCAAGCAGCTGGCGCGAAGTTTTCCACAATCCAAACAGTACCAGCAGTTCTTAGCTAATGAATACTGA
- a CDS encoding bifunctional tRNA (adenosine(37)-C2)-methyltransferase TrmG/ribosomal RNA large subunit methyltransferase RlmN has protein sequence MLEPITSEHIVSENNSLTTQSVNAETPAAAKINLLDLNRQQMREFFAKMGEKPFRADQVMKWIYHYCCDDFEQMTDINKVLRNKLQSVAEIRAPEVAEEQRSADGTIKWAITVGDQQVETVFIPDGDRATLCVSSQVGCALECKFCSTAQQGFNRNLRVSEIIGQVWRAAKIIGALKVTGERPITNVVMMGMGEPLLNLNNVVPAMEIMLDDFGFGLSKRRVTLSTSGVVPALDKLGDMIDVALAISLHAPNDKIRDEIVPINRKYNIETFLAAVRRYLEKSNANQGRVTVEYVMLDHINDSTDDAHQLAEVLKDTPCKINLIPWNPFPGAPYGRSSNSRVDRFSKVLMEYGFTTIVRKTRGDDIDAACGQLAGEVIDRTKRTLKKKMAGEPINVRAV, from the coding sequence ATGTTAGAACCCATCACGTCCGAGCACATCGTGTCTGAAAATAATTCGCTGACTACTCAATCCGTTAATGCGGAAACCCCGGCTGCGGCCAAAATTAACCTGCTGGATTTGAACCGTCAGCAAATGCGTGAATTCTTCGCCAAAATGGGCGAAAAACCTTTCCGCGCCGATCAGGTCATGAAGTGGATATACCACTATTGCTGCGACGATTTTGAGCAGATGACCGATATTAACAAGGTGCTGCGCAACAAACTGCAGAGCGTCGCCGAAATTCGCGCGCCGGAAGTGGCAGAAGAACAGCGTTCAGCCGATGGCACCATTAAATGGGCGATCACGGTAGGCGATCAGCAGGTCGAAACCGTGTTTATTCCGGACGGCGATCGCGCGACCCTGTGCGTGTCATCCCAGGTGGGTTGTGCGCTGGAGTGCAAATTCTGTTCGACCGCTCAGCAGGGCTTTAACCGTAACCTGCGCGTGTCGGAAATCATTGGCCAGGTGTGGCGTGCGGCGAAAATCATCGGCGCACTGAAAGTCACCGGCGAACGCCCGATCACCAACGTGGTGATGATGGGCATGGGCGAGCCGCTGCTCAACCTGAACAACGTAGTACCTGCGATGGAAATCATGCTGGACGATTTCGGCTTTGGCTTGTCCAAACGCCGCGTGACCCTGTCTACTTCCGGCGTCGTGCCGGCGCTGGACAAATTGGGCGATATGATTGACGTTGCGCTGGCGATCTCGCTGCATGCGCCAAACGACAAGATCCGCGATGAAATCGTTCCTATCAACCGCAAATACAATATCGAAACCTTCCTGGCTGCGGTACGCCGCTACCTGGAGAAATCCAACGCCAATCAGGGTCGGGTTACGGTCGAGTACGTGATGCTGGATCATATCAACGACAGCACCGACGATGCGCACCAGTTGGCGGAGGTCCTGAAAGACACGCCATGCAAGATCAACCTGATCCCATGGAACCCGTTCCCCGGCGCGCCTTACGGCCGCAGTTCCAACAGCCGCGTGGATCGTTTTTCCAAAGTGTTGATGGAATACGGCTTTACGACTATTGTTCGTAAAACCCGTGGTGATGATATCGATGCCGCTTGCGGGCAACTGGCAGGTGAAGTGATCGACCGTACCAAGCGTACCCTGAAAAAGAAAATGGCCGGGGAACCTATCAACGTGCGTGCGGTCTGA